Within Montipora foliosa isolate CH-2021 chromosome 3, ASM3666993v2, whole genome shotgun sequence, the genomic segment CGGTCAGTCATGAAGTGCAAACCGACCAAGGCGCGAAATCAAACCACCAATACGTTTCAAAGATTGTGTGATGAAGTAGAGACCATAATTCATTGGGACTGTTTATTTTGACATTGTTTATTTGTTCGATGGACATTTTCCCAAAATACTTTAATTCGTAGGTTGAATTTGAAGTGTTATTTATGTAGTTCGACCATGTGCTCGATGTAAGAAGGCGACTGTTTATTAAACCGTTTGTTGTGTTCCATCCTCGCCTAAATTCTGTACTTTAACGAAGTAAATCAACATTGCCGAACGCTAAGCACTTTTGTAAATGCGAAATGTTCTTTATAATTCTTGTTTGTGAAATTTTAATAACGAGTCTCTTCAACAGGTCAACAACAAAGAAAGCCGAGCAAAGCGGCACCGTTGCTTTCCATGGATCACCATCACTTGGAcgtatttttaaatgtaatGGCCCTGTTGCTCTATCGAAACACTGTGCGCGAGCCAGGCTGGTTCTTCGCCCATTGAAAAATCTGGTGGGTCGTGTTCAGACGCTTttgatttctcttcattttggCAGGAGTGCTTGTAAAACGCCGCCTCACATTTAAACATTTCATCAGTGACTGATTCTATGCTGATAGCATCTTCACTTTCAGAAAATTCGTCATACGTTGATACAGACATCACGAGCTCTTCAGCAACACTTGAAATGAACTATGGCGAAATACCTTCTTCTGCAACTGAGGAATCATCCATCGTTGTCTTCTTCTCTGTTCGCTTCGAAAAAACAAcgaagtttgaaaaaataacCGTCGGAAGTGTCAGATTTCAGTGGTCGTTGTTCATGCAACGCTTTGCAAAACAGTGAGCGATGAGAGTGATGGGATTTTGATGTCATTCACTCGATACACGTATCAACGGCGTATCCCATAATTAGTCCTAGTGGTGTTTCGCAGCTACTAACCGTACCCACCTTTCGACATCATCGAGAAAAGACGCACAAATGATGGAAAAAAAAACGGCATCTCGAAGGAACTGGTGTTTCTCAAAGGAAGATAATAGAGAGGTGCGCACGTTGTATCTCGAATTCTCTCCCAAGATGGTACCGAGCCTGGATACGTTGTTAAACTAAAACACATCCGCTCAAGGTATGGGCTGtacatttctttaaatttgtaaatcttGGTCAGCATTATGACGAACGTTAGAAGGCTTTCAAGACATAACTATGGTGCTAAACTTCATAACGCTATAGCAAGGCCATTTTAATATATATTTGTCTGTGAAGACCAGACATTGTTGACGTTATCAGTCTCGATCGTTAGATTCAATTACAAACGACACCGCAACAAGAAGACAATAGTGGCCAGGTATTCTGCGGTTGCTCTATCTTCTCAGAAAACCACTCAGCTGGTTGACAACTTAAATGTAGTCgaaaatgaatttcaaattgTTAGGAATTTTGATCAGCCCAATCGACGCATAGTTAAGCCTGGTTCCCACTTGTGCGATAAGCACGAGCACAAGCATAAGCTTAAGAAAAATCGTGTGGGAATGGGCGTAAAATAAGCATAAAATCAATCTTAAGcacaatttccttttcttttgcagGTGCTCATTTCACAAGTGGCGTGAGTTACGCAAAAGCACAAGGATGACGATTCGCACACCATCTTGAATCTTACTATATACAACGCTTGCTTATGCGACAATTTCCTCCGCTTGTTTCACCATGTGAACGTTGGTGCATAACACTAGTACTCATGCTGCTGCTTATCGCACAAGTGGGAACCGAGCTTTAAGGttattaaaattgcaaatgaagAAAATCGGAAATGATTTTGTCGACTTTAATTGAAGCTTTTGTAAAGGATCTTtcaattttccaaaatttttaGTTGAAACAATGCCTTTGTCCTTTTGAaagatttttacccatttttgagGTTCATGTGCAATTCTGAATACAACGTTTGTGTCATTATAGGGATATTTGATATTTGCGTATCGTTACTGTTAATGGACAGGTAGTAAGAATATGCAAgaaacaatttgaaataaacCAAATTAGATGTAAGCGCTGTCGGTCACTTTAGTCAATGTAACTGCTGATAAAGTTTTTCGGTTAAGTGTATGACTTTTTTCTCTCTACCTGCAAAATATTAGGTAAAAAGTTgtattcttttccaaatttcttaCCTCAGAAAATCACCACTTAAAAAATTACGTgttcttccttttttgtttgaaatactTGAAGGGACAGTGCGTGTTTTGTGATCAATTCTAGAAAATCCGAGAAATCTACTTTCACATACGGACCTCATCCTGACTAGATTATAAGATGAGATATCATGTGAAAAATCAAAGGTGGAAATCCTGGATTTCACGGATGTATAAATAATagcaatagtaataataataataataataataagaagaagaagaagaagaagaagaagaagaagaagtttatACATATATAGAGGTTATATTCAAGCTTTTTTCCGTGAAATCCGCCAAATCCGTAGATTCCGATGTTTAACCTCATGCATGTTGACCATGCGCATTTGGCatcattctttttgttttggtggaTTTCCCGAAAATTCCGGGTGTTGACCGGACCGGATATTGATCGAtcgatctatctatctatctatctaaattTAGCTccccttttttattttattgttctgTAGGAAAATTAAGGTACGTTTACATCTATCATAtttaagggcctgtttacatggaggtggggtAATCCGGGTAGGTGGGGTAACCGCCTAGTTGGGGTTAAAAATAGCTCTCCGTTGACATTTATCGAGGAGCCGACCCTGGGTTGGCAGGTTACCCCACCTTCAAGTTTTTACATGTCTTATGCGACCCCGGTTGAGCGGGTTACCCGGGCTGGTAAAAAGGGCAACCCACTTCGGTGGGTTACCTTACCTATCATGTAAATGAGAGGCTGAAAAAATAGGACTTTATATGGACAGGCGGCTTACCCCacttccatgtaaacaggcctcaAGTGAAGttcgatcgtccgggtgagtgtagtcctgagaaggactgtttgagatgacattggcTTGTGTTTCGACGGCAAGAGCGGAAGTCATGTTCAGAGTCAgtcactctgaagatgacttccgcttaGGTTGTCAAAACTCAGTCAATTAGGCTTTTATAGATTGCACTAGCATAACGTTTTGCATAATTTGAGAAAACAAGCATATATTCGCTTATTTTGAAAAAGTAGCATTGCTAGCATAATCGGTATATATTGATAAGCCTGAGaccatttttgttcaattttgttagcCGCAATCGCAGTTTGGTAACTGAGGGAGAACCCCCCTAGAGGGTTGCCAGATAGTGTTGGTCACAGTACCTCTCATTTAAATGTTTGAAAAATGGCGTCAGCCATGCCGCCCGTGAACTTGTCCCGAGACCATACCAGAACCAGCAAATATAGTTAGACACCGTTGCCtaaagcaaaatacaatagaagagGAGCTGGTGACACTAAAAAGGTATTGCAACACGATCGTGGTTTTTTAGCTAATTTTGCAAAAGGAACAATTTTAAGAACAAGTGGGataatttggaaaaacgagCATAAGTTAAGAATAATTTGGGCATAATTTTGGCAAAAAATGGGCACTGCTAGTAGCATAATATCCTACTTTTACTTGCGCAATCTATAAAAGCCTTGAGTCAAGGTCATCTCTAACAGTCCTTCTCAgcactacactcacccggatgaTCGAACTTTACTTAATTacgatatgactcctgggttcaaaccatttgcagTTTATATCTATGATACTAATAACAGAGTAATAGATGTCGAATATGTGGTCTTGGtcattttcccaaaaaaaaatcgtttcccTCTGGAGTGTATGAAAGTAGTGTAAGAAGTCAACATCTTAATCACGAAAAGAGTAACCGTCTGTTTATCTTTTGACATTGTTCGCCGATCAAAACATGAGTGTTTAGGAAAAAATGATGGTAAGTGATCCGTAAGTCACGGAGTAGGTTGCTATACTTTCAGAGAAATATTCAGAACAAGTTAAGAGTAAAGGAAATGGTAGGTTGAAAAATAAGTGACAAAAAATCGTTAGAAACCACTGAATTAATAATGTAGTCTTCATTCATCTGGCAgtcttcaaatttcaaaatcaaattcggattgtttcaattttatcaATATTCAAATCACCcttaaaaagagaaataattgATTTCTGTCTActtaaaagaaatgaagaaaaggtACTTTTTAGTCTTCTGGTTTACCACATAGGTGTCTGGTTGACAGAAAGTTGTGTCTGAACACGATAGCTAGATAATTTAAAAAACCCGGCTCAAAAAGACCAGTATGAGGTTTTAGTTAAAGTCTAGTCTTTGAAGGAGTTGGCGCGCCATTtaccaaataaaaataaaggaagAATCCGTTTCGAACACCTTTTAATTTGGTTGGCAATTCCTTTCAGGAAACAGATAAGATTATCATTGCTTTTGTCATTTTCAAGTCGGAGATACAAAGTAAGCTCCGTTTTAAATATCCCGCAAGGCCACAGTCGGTCGCCGAAGGCCATGTGTTGTCTCGCGAGTAACGTCGCTGACTCGAATGAAGGGAAAtaataaagggaaaaaatagCGTGTGCATTTAACTTTATAACGAAAACATCCTGCGTATCGAAGGTCGTCTAAAGGCATGAACAAGGCAAACAACACCTCAACCTGCTCCTATCCATTGACTGATACAACAGCTCGAATCGGAGTGATCTCGTCGTATTGTTTTATCTTCGTTGTTTCAGCAGTTGGAAATGGTAGTGTTGGATTAATAGTATACAAGATAAAGACCATGAGGAAGCCAATCAATTTTTTCATTGTCAACATGGCCATGTCAGACCTTCTCTTTCTGATATCCGTGGGCATTGCAATAATGCTAGCGTTCAAGCCCAGCTCATGGATCTTTCGCGGGAGCTCGGGCGatacaatgtgtaaaataaaagaactaCTACCAAGCTTCTCTGTTGCAGTCTCTATTCAGAGCCTGGTTCCAATCTCAGTCGAGCGATTTGAAGCTGTTGTTTTCCCCTTGCGTTCACCAATCATCAATTTAAGCCGATGCTTGGTCTTTATTATTGTTACATGGATCGTCGCTATAGCGATAAATTTGCCCAAATGTCTTGCCTGGAAACTCAGTGAACATCCTGAAAAAATTGCATGTGAGCTGCATTGGAACGAGATGTTTGGAGAATCATCTACTCATGCAAATTACTTGCTGGCAACATTTGCTGTGTTATTTTACTTCCCGGTTGTCTTGATAACGATTCTTTATCCCGTCATTATTTGCAAGCTCCAGTCACAGATGACACCAGGGGAGACTTCGCTCCAGGCTCAGAACGAGCGAGTTAGAAGAAACAAGAACGTGCTGAAGATGTCAATCGCTATCGTGATTGCCTTTGTTCTGTGTTGGGTGCCTTGGAGTATCAGTGCCATATTAATAGCATTTGATGTTAGTCTGCCGTGTGGCTTTTTCATCTTCTGGATTACGGACAACGTCCTTCTGGTGTCAAACAGTGCTATCAATCCTTGTATATGTTTTACATTTAGCAGGAATTATCAGAtgagtttcaaaaaaatattgaagTGTTTTCATCTCACACAGCGCCAGCGGGATGCTGAGCAAAATGAACCGAACTTACAACTCGTACTATCGAAACGACATGGTTTCCTTGGACTTTCCATGAGGGAAAAACGTTTTGATTACGTTACGACTGAGGCAATATGACAAATACACGCTTGCAACGTCGACGGAAATCTTCACAGGTGGGTTGGTTCGGGAGATCTGGATTTCAGGAGACCTCAATTGAACTTCGATATTGGGATCGAAACATGCTTTGAAGGCAGCTTCCTTGTAAAGATCAAATTTGATAATTGTATCATTCAACTGCTTCTGAAACATTGGAAAACTCTGGATCTTTTTCAAGATTTcccaacaaaagaaaacattcttggcatatatttaatatttccaaACGGATCCTTTTATGCAAGTACTGGTGGTTGTAAAAACAACAAATGTTGGATAATAGCGTAACGTTGAGAATGTAGAGGTGACCTTCtgattgagtttttttttttttttttccctcctttccttttttcctccGTCGCTATCGTCGGCATTTTGTCtttggattttctttttttctttttttttgtcacaatgCGATTAATTATTCAATGCAAATTTTATATAGAAAGTTTTATGCGTGGATCGATCACTTGCTTTTTGCAAATTCGTGGAAACAAGGTCTTTTAAATTGACACAATTTCGGCAACAACGTTATTTCCACGGTAGATTAAATTTttcgtaaaaaaaataaactgtgGTGACTTTGAGTCACATATGTCAATTGGATGTCTGCACGCTTTCTCGTCAAACTTTGCCTGCACATAAATTCAATTTTGTTAGATCGATGTAATTTTTTGCTATCGTCACATAAACATATAAAAAAAGAATCCGAAGAAGCGCAACAAGGCAGAAAATACagaaatttgaatatttacatGACATCAATATCATGATCTGAACAACTACCGGATAAAGTCTTGTATTGCTCACTATTTAAGTAAAAAGAATTTCCTCTGTGTAATTTCCCTGAGAGCaatataattaaaacatttaTTACCTCCAATTGGAAATCGCTGGTGATCCTTAGAACCTCGGGTTGGCTTTCATCACTACGATTTATTCACGAATGGCACTATTTTTTTCCTCTAGATCGCAGCTTTTCCCCTGCCAATGAGACTGGAACAATAACGAAAaacaaccaatcacatttcaaAAATAGTTTAAAGTAACCAATCGAATtagaggaaaatgaaagacataaATAAAATAGTGGTACTgtctaaaatcctgtatttaaGTGATTAAATTGTGCGGTTTCTGGATGTGTGTATGATTttagaccaaattgcactccattCAGTTCAATTAGTGGTGGcaagtgaaattaggaaataatttgactcgcgttttgtccaaaatgaaataatttcccgagactttaggcgagggaaattatttgattttggacaaaacgcaagtgataTTATTCCTTAAGTTcccgagtataccatttgattagctattaatatcatggatGATAAATAACGTTCATAAGAGGCGGgtttttttcaaacctggacgcAATTTTGGCACTGCCGGGAAAAGTTGGCacggcaacattgtaatttcacacgTGGTTTtataaattaaggagtaatttgtcacccattgttattattattattataaaacctATTTAATCAtatggagtgttttcacgtgacgttacGGCGgtcatgttggatttgctattatcatgcaaattagctacacacttctgagggggcaaacaacacaaattcGAGAGGTTAtgacgaacatcttagccacacagatgatttgattcacgttcattgaatgtttatcacctaagtaataaaatagaatgattacacaagttatttCGACGTTtcttagtgaaaaatgagcagctaacgaagtagaaagtcaaactgtcaaaggcaatccaaagatataaaattattataaaaggtacttaattctaaatattaaaatggacttttagcaatgttatttcaattttTCGACTAGCCGATTTTCCACAATTTGACTTTTTTCCAATGCTTATCCaacagcataacacatggctaatttgcaagacaatttgaaaaccaacatggcggctatcgtgaataaggcctattctaCGGGAACTGAGCTCTATTGTcacgcaaacgttttcttttgtttcggtggataAACAAGGTTAccgatcacgtgagtgaaaacactccataGCGCATTCACTTTTGGTGTCAGAGTaatgctttgtcaaaattaattCATAATTGTTCAAAAGCATATAGATATGCCCAGAACCCCTTATTACTTATTTACACTTAGTTCGAGATTAGCTTTTACTGCAGCACTTCAATTGATAAAGACAGAGGtgttttttggggggtaaaGAAGATCGAAAATCGACATTTCATGTTACACTCAACAGTAAGGCGAGGCTTTAGGAAACTTGCATATGCCTCGGCGCATCGCTTTTTGCCGCATGCACATCGTGTTCGCCGATTCTCCTTCAGAGAGGACTACTCTCAGTCAAACGCTTTGTAGATGAATTTTGTACTTAAATGGGTTCGCTCACCATGCGGGTGGCGATACGCTTTCAGAAAATACTGCCTATGTCACTACACCCTTTCAAATCTTCTCGGTTAAAGACTATAACAAACCGTTATAGTCTTCCTTTGCTCTTTACCATAGTGCACTGCGCTTTCACCTTCCACCAGAATGCACTACACGGGGACCGGAAGGCATTGCTAAAACATTATCTGTCAAAAGCAACTTTCTTTAACAGAAATATCCTGTATTTCACTTTTTCAACTATTTATCACTTTCTATTCTTTTCACATAACCCAGAACGCCAATGATTCATTTAAAAACTCTGATTAGTTCGGCAAACAGAAGATGTTTAAAAGTTACTCAATGAAATCACCCCTCGAGATGATACAATGCAATATATACGCAATTGACCGCTACCCATAGGGGCTTtccagggccaatgaaacacaatttaacgaaacgacggaacagaacaacaacaaatgttAAGAATCTTGTAGTTAGACCGCGGTTGATTGTATGGTTTCATCGGATTCACGGATTGTGGTCTTTTTTTAAACTCTCCCGTATCCCGTGCTCTTGGCTAAGGCTTAAGGGACGTCCCGAAATTTTTTCGATCTCATTGGCTGCAAGTATGAATCACGTGTAAGTGAGGTCGCTTCGCAGAAGGCAAAGTACAACTCAAATCTTCAGAATGGGAATAGAGAGAAGGTAAGTGTCTCCAATTTTGACTAGATAGTGGATAATTTGTTATTCTGATTACGCGGGATGCCTTTAAGGCGGACCGTGTAGTATCTTATTCTTATTTGTAGTCGCAAATTCCACGTTTTCCCGTATCTCGTGGAACCAAGTGTTCGCATGGAAGTCGGTGAGGTGGAATCACGTCGGGCCGAGGGAACATTGCCATAGATGCGTTTCAAAAGCTCCCATCGCCTCGAAATTTTTCTTAGATCATTCTCAAAAGTTGTGATAAACATTGCTTCCCTTCACTGCCGGCTGAGTAGGAATTTAAGCATCAAATCAACCTTGCTCCCAGTGCCTTTCCCTCTCCAAGTAGTGAGGGAAAAGCCCTGGGCACGAGATTGCTTGCAAATGACTCTGTCATCTTGGAAAATACCCAGAAGGCGTTCGAATGAACTTCCCCCGTTTGTGAGAGATGGCTAAACGAAAGGTGAGGGGTACATATATTGCACTCTTACTGTGTGAAGCAAGGTCTAAAGGGTATTATTTTGGCCACCTTTAGTCGCTCCAGGGTAGGGGCTTTTGGCCAATTGTGTTGTCACgagggtggggaatttgactcatttttttcagaaaatgaaCAGAGACTTAAATGTTCAACGACCCTTTCCTGCAATGAAATTACATATCCGCATAGGGATCACCCTTTGGGGCCCTAATcagattccttttttttttttcatgtaagaAACTCCTTGTGTCTTCGCGACAATCTGTTGCCACTCTACGTTTCA encodes:
- the LOC137994972 gene encoding QRFP-like peptide receptor encodes the protein MNKANNTSTCSYPLTDTTARIGVISSYCFIFVVSAVGNGSVGLIVYKIKTMRKPINFFIVNMAMSDLLFLISVGIAIMLAFKPSSWIFRGSSGDTMCKIKELLPSFSVAVSIQSLVPISVERFEAVVFPLRSPIINLSRCLVFIIVTWIVAIAINLPKCLAWKLSEHPEKIACELHWNEMFGESSTHANYLLATFAVLFYFPVVLITILYPVIICKLQSQMTPGETSLQAQNERVRRNKNVLKMSIAIVIAFVLCWVPWSISAILIAFDVSLPCGFFIFWITDNVLLVSNSAINPCICFTFSRNYQMSFKKILKCFHLTQRQRDAEQNEPNLQLVLSKRHGFLGLSMREKRFDYVTTEAI